One segment of Clostridium ljungdahlii DSM 13528 DNA contains the following:
- a CDS encoding SAM-dependent methyltransferase codes for MGLDKIFFRKFLQSAFSDTVAVKYWDGSEEKYGEGDIKFKVCMNKPISEKDILRDPFLTLGEAYMDGILDFEGNIREILESVYKNRESFLNKADIFSKVYKILPNTLKRSKTDVQYHYDQGNDFYSLWLDKTMSYSCAYFKHENDSLYQAQLNKVDHILKKLNLKEGQTLLDIGCGWGELILMAAKKYGVKAVGITLSKEQLKKANERIEENNLQGKVEVKLADYRELADKKQKFDRIVSVGMIEHVGRKNLSTYMEDVRDMLNPGGVSLLHCITAQTEGEVNEWIKRYIFPGGYIPSIRELVSLMADNDLHLVDAESLRLHYFKTLKCWAENFEGAIDEVKKMKDTRFIRMWRLYLNACAASFHYGVVDIHQFVFTKGLNNELPMTRKYLYED; via the coding sequence ATGGGATTAGATAAAATATTTTTTAGAAAATTTTTACAAAGTGCCTTTTCGGACACTGTAGCAGTTAAGTATTGGGATGGTTCTGAAGAAAAGTATGGAGAGGGAGACATAAAATTTAAAGTATGTATGAATAAGCCCATTTCTGAAAAAGACATATTGCGAGATCCTTTTCTTACTCTAGGAGAGGCATATATGGACGGGATTCTTGATTTTGAAGGAAATATTAGAGAAATATTAGAATCAGTATATAAGAATAGAGAAAGCTTTTTAAATAAAGCGGATATATTTTCTAAAGTGTACAAAATACTTCCAAATACTTTAAAGAGAAGCAAAACTGATGTACAGTATCACTATGACCAGGGAAATGATTTCTACAGTTTATGGCTTGATAAAACAATGAGTTATTCTTGTGCATATTTTAAGCATGAAAATGATTCCCTTTATCAGGCACAATTAAATAAGGTAGATCATATATTGAAAAAGCTTAATTTAAAAGAGGGACAAACACTTTTAGATATAGGATGTGGATGGGGAGAACTCATTCTCATGGCTGCAAAAAAATATGGAGTAAAGGCTGTAGGTATAACTTTAAGTAAGGAACAGTTAAAAAAGGCAAATGAAAGAATAGAGGAAAATAATTTGCAGGGAAAAGTTGAAGTTAAACTTGCAGATTATAGAGAACTTGCAGATAAAAAACAAAAATTTGATAGAATAGTAAGTGTAGGAATGATTGAACATGTGGGAAGAAAAAATCTGTCCACTTATATGGAAGATGTAAGAGATATGCTAAATCCAGGAGGAGTATCACTTCTTCATTGTATTACTGCACAAACAGAAGGAGAAGTGAATGAATGGATAAAGAGATACATATTCCCAGGAGGATATATACCATCTATAAGAGAGTTAGTTAGTTTAATGGCAGATAATGATCTTCACCTTGTGGATGCAGAAAGTTTGAGACTTCATTATTTTAAAACATTAAAATGTTGGGCTGAAAATTTTGAAGGTGCTATAGATGAAGTTAAAAAAATGAAGGATACTAGATTTATAAGAATGTGGAGACTTTACTTAAATGCCTGTGCTGCTTCATTTCATTACGGGGTAGTAGATATACATCAGTTTGTATTTACAAAAGGACTTAATAATGAATTGCCAATGACAAGAAAATATTTGTATGAAGATTAA
- a CDS encoding hemolysin family protein, with the protein MDVTWQSIIFELMLLLVLTVINAFFSAIEMAIVALNKSRINYLAEEGNKKAKRILKLLKEPNNFLATIQVGITLAGFLASAFAATTLSEKFSFFLGKLHVPYSDKLSVIIITVLLSYVTLVFGELFPKRIALQKSETISMALINPTLFISKLMLPFVKLLSGSTNVLLKICNISTENIEDEVSEEEIRSMIELGQETGVFNQSEKKMIEGIFKFDDKLAKEVMTPRTEVFVIDINDIDSGTIESIIEEKYSRIPVYRDDIDNIIGILYVKDLFVKLMKTSADNVDIEPLLRTPYFIPENKNIDVLFKELQNTKNHMAILIDEYGGFSGIVTIEDLIEEVMGNIFDEYDDNDQYINKIDQDTYLVSGLVSIDEVNEFLNLELESDNSDTIGGFVIELLGSIPKEGEENTVEYENIIFKVEKVDEKRIESLKIYIPNESHSNEN; encoded by the coding sequence ATGGATGTTACCTGGCAGAGTATAATATTCGAACTTATGTTGTTATTAGTACTCACGGTGATTAATGCATTTTTTTCAGCCATAGAAATGGCTATAGTTGCTTTAAACAAAAGTAGAATTAATTATTTAGCAGAAGAGGGGAATAAAAAGGCAAAGAGGATATTGAAATTATTAAAAGAACCAAACAATTTTCTAGCTACTATACAGGTGGGAATAACTCTTGCTGGATTTTTAGCTAGTGCGTTTGCAGCTACTACCTTATCGGAGAAGTTTTCATTTTTTTTGGGTAAACTTCACGTTCCCTATAGTGACAAACTGTCTGTAATTATAATTACAGTGCTATTATCTTATGTTACTCTTGTATTTGGAGAATTATTTCCAAAGAGAATTGCACTTCAAAAATCAGAAACAATATCAATGGCATTAATAAATCCAACTTTGTTTATAAGTAAGTTGATGCTACCCTTTGTAAAATTACTTTCAGGTTCTACTAATGTCCTTTTAAAAATATGTAATATAAGTACAGAAAATATTGAAGATGAAGTATCTGAAGAAGAAATTAGATCAATGATAGAACTTGGACAGGAAACAGGAGTTTTTAATCAATCTGAAAAGAAAATGATAGAGGGAATATTTAAATTCGATGATAAACTAGCAAAAGAAGTTATGACTCCTAGAACAGAAGTATTTGTTATAGATATAAATGACATAGATTCGGGTACTATTGAAAGTATTATTGAAGAAAAATATTCTAGAATACCTGTTTATAGAGATGATATAGACAATATAATAGGTATATTGTATGTTAAGGATCTATTTGTGAAGCTTATGAAAACTTCTGCAGATAATGTAGATATAGAACCACTGCTCAGAACTCCTTATTTTATACCGGAAAATAAAAATATAGATGTACTTTTTAAAGAGCTCCAAAATACTAAAAATCATATGGCAATTTTAATTGATGAATATGGTGGATTTTCTGGAATTGTAACTATAGAAGACTTGATTGAAGAGGTAATGGGAAATATCTTTGATGAGTATGATGATAATGACCAGTATATAAATAAAATTGATCAGGATACTTATCTAGTAAGTGGATTAGTATCAATAGATGAAGTAAATGAATTTTTAAATTTAGAATTGGAATCAGATAATTCAGATACTATAGGTGGTTTTGTAATAGAACTTTTAGGAAGCATTCCTAAAGAAGGGGAAGAAAATACAGTTGAATATGAAAATATAATTTTTAAAGTGGAAAAAGTAGATGAGAAGAGAATAGAGAGCTTAAAGATATATATTCCAAATGAAAGTCATAGTAATGAAAATTAA
- a CDS encoding aspartyl-phosphate phosphatase Spo0E family protein — protein sequence MSEIERILQKITELRKELENLIEQKKNLLDPEVIVASQMLDSILNEYNKIIKNKTGN from the coding sequence ATGAGCGAAATTGAAAGAATATTGCAAAAAATAACTGAATTAAGAAAAGAACTAGAGAATTTAATTGAGCAAAAGAAAAATTTGCTCGATCCAGAAGTGATTGTTGCAAGTCAAATGTTGGATTCAATTTTAAATGAATACAATAAAATAATTAAAAACAAAACAGGCAATTAA
- a CDS encoding accessory gene regulator B family protein translates to MDELIGAIVKKISETNPQFSDLELKKMEYGLLCIFDEITKIIPYFIIFWLFSLHQYYIVILIFFCPIRIFSGGYHAKTYWGCFFISFIAFLSIIIVGKYISFNTYILLMLQFISFVLICIFSPVDNINKRIKSKERRMKLKYASIIITSFLIILSYFLPHKFFNTAVISIVSAAVFMIVGKFK, encoded by the coding sequence ATGGATGAACTTATAGGAGCTATAGTAAAAAAAATTTCTGAAACAAATCCTCAATTTTCTGATTTAGAACTAAAAAAGATGGAGTATGGATTGCTTTGTATTTTTGATGAGATAACAAAGATTATTCCATATTTTATTATATTTTGGCTGTTTTCATTGCATCAGTATTATATAGTTATTCTTATATTTTTTTGCCCAATTAGGATATTTTCAGGAGGGTATCATGCAAAAACCTATTGGGGATGCTTTTTCATTAGTTTTATTGCATTTTTATCTATAATAATTGTTGGAAAATATATTTCATTTAATACATACATATTGTTGATGCTGCAGTTTATTTCCTTTGTACTTATTTGTATTTTTTCTCCTGTAGATAATATTAACAAAAGAATAAAAAGTAAAGAACGTAGAATGAAGCTTAAATATGCTTCTATAATAATTACGTCCTTTTTAATTATATTATCCTACTTTTTACCACATAAGTTTTTTAATACTGCAGTAATATCTATTGTTAGTGCAGCAGTATTTATGATTGTTGGTAAATTTAAATAA
- a CDS encoding sensor histidine kinase, giving the protein MKIFESLCDEKKFIIQNKIKAGLFCILFTFVTYWSTFHVSASYHSLIPIIFDILLLSLTVKIRIFDSTIIVCLFITIIFTTEFLVQTIEMFVFNIDLNQIFLNSKYLWIFIIVSKVLQIFTVSMIFKFNLCFTKLKLFEKEGLIFDNLIIELGVFALFVFCINYGIFNIGNIQIYNIIIFSIYFVFLIAKFRSLKEKQTLVNINAKYKVQESQIKNMEEIISIIRQEKHDFANHINVIQGLCMLNKPNTVEKINDYVLKISDTVHSSFKYLDTGNDYIDGLLSIKNNYAMKNNIDFEVMIDEPFDLIKIRQDELISIISNLVDNAFEAFQSKSYTDYKEIAVSTFREHKDFCIEVADNGEVISENAKKKIFDKGFSTKTSKKSDHGFGLYIIKQLVEKNDGSICVESSPEITKFTIRFKIEG; this is encoded by the coding sequence TTGAAAATTTTTGAGTCATTATGTGACGAAAAAAAATTTATAATACAGAATAAAATTAAAGCAGGATTATTTTGTATATTGTTTACTTTTGTAACTTATTGGAGCACATTTCATGTGTCAGCATCATATCATTCGTTAATTCCTATAATATTTGATATTTTATTACTCTCATTAACTGTAAAAATAAGGATTTTTGATTCTACAATTATAGTATGCTTATTTATTACAATAATTTTTACCACGGAATTTCTTGTTCAGACCATTGAAATGTTTGTGTTTAACATAGATCTGAATCAGATTTTTTTGAATTCTAAATATCTTTGGATTTTTATAATAGTTTCGAAAGTGTTACAAATATTTACTGTATCAATGATCTTTAAATTCAACTTATGTTTTACTAAACTTAAATTATTCGAAAAAGAAGGTCTTATCTTTGATAATTTAATAATTGAATTAGGTGTATTTGCTCTATTTGTATTTTGTATTAATTATGGTATTTTTAATATAGGCAATATTCAAATCTATAATATTATTATTTTTAGTATTTATTTTGTATTTTTAATAGCAAAGTTTAGAAGCTTAAAGGAAAAACAGACCCTTGTAAACATAAATGCTAAGTATAAAGTTCAAGAAAGCCAAATTAAAAATATGGAAGAAATAATTAGTATAATAAGACAGGAAAAACACGATTTTGCCAATCACATAAATGTCATACAAGGGCTATGCATGTTAAATAAACCTAACACTGTTGAAAAAATAAACGACTATGTGTTAAAAATTTCAGATACTGTACATTCTTCTTTTAAGTACTTAGATACAGGAAATGATTACATAGATGGGCTATTGTCTATCAAAAATAACTATGCTATGAAAAATAATATAGATTTTGAAGTGATGATTGATGAACCTTTTGATTTGATAAAAATTAGACAGGATGAGTTGATAAGCATTATAAGTAATCTAGTAGACAATGCTTTTGAGGCATTCCAATCTAAATCATATACGGATTATAAAGAAATAGCTGTAAGTACTTTTAGAGAGCATAAAGATTTTTGCATTGAAGTAGCTGACAATGGGGAGGTTATTTCAGAAAATGCGAAAAAAAAGATTTTTGATAAAGGCTTCTCTACGAAAACTAGCAAAAAAAGTGACCATGGTTTTGGATTATATATTATTAAACAACTAGTTGAAAAAAACGATGGAAGTATATGTGTGGAAAGTAGTCCGGAAATTACTAAATTCACAATAAGATTTAAGATAGAAGGATAG
- a CDS encoding cyclic lactone autoinducer peptide, translating into MKNLKKSLLSKTMKVVGSLSLFLAAIVIVPTSTGGAYQPKCPDEFLK; encoded by the coding sequence ATGAAAAATTTAAAAAAATCTTTACTAAGTAAGACAATGAAGGTAGTAGGTTCATTATCCTTATTTTTGGCAGCAATAGTTATAGTACCAACATCAACAGGTGGTGCTTATCAACCAAAATGTCCTGATGAATTCTTAAAGTAA